The sequence CCCTGTTGGCCCCCGCCCTCGATCACCCCGACGCCGTCCTGCTCGACGCGACGCTGGGCCTGGGAGGTCACACCGAGGCGGTCCTGGCCCGCTGCTCGCTGGCGCGGGTCATCGGGGTCGACCGTGACCCGGAGGCCCTGGCACGCAGTCGCGAGCGGCTCGCCGCCTACGGCGACCGCTTCACCGCCGTCCACGCGGTGTACGACGAGATCCCGGACGTCCTCGCCGACCTCGGTGCCGGTGCGGTCGACGGCGTGCTGTTCGACCTGGGCGTCTCCTCCATGCAGCTGGACCTGCCCGAGCGGGGCTTCGCCTACGCGGTGGACGCGCCGCTGGACATGCGGATGGACGGCAGTGCGGGACCGACCGCGGCGGACGTCCTGAACGAGTACCCCCCGGGCGACCTCGTGCGGGTGCTGCGCGAGTACGGCGAGGAGCGGCACGCCAAGCGCATCGTCGACGCCGTCGTCCGGGCACGTTCCGAGCAGCCGTTCACCACGTCGGGGCGCCTGGTCGAGCTCCTCTACGACGCGATCCCCGCGCCCGCCCGCCGGACCGGCGGACACCCGGCCAAGCGGACCTTCCAGGCGCTGCGCATCGAGGTCAACGACGAGCTGCGCGTGCTGGAGCGCGCGGTCCCGGCCGCCGTCGACGCGATCGGCGTCGGGGGACGCGTGGTGGTGGAGTCCTACCACTCGCTGGAGGACCGCCTGGTCAAGCGTGCGTTCGCCCGGCGCTCGCGCAGCGACGTCCCCGACGACCTGCCGTTCGTGCCCGAGGGCCACGAGCCCGAACTCCGCCTCCTGACCCGCGGTGCCGAGCAGGCATCGCCGGAGGAGACCGCAGCCAACCCCCGCGCCGCATCGGTGCGCCTGCGCGCCGTCGAGCGCGTCCGACCGCCACATCGAGGAGCCGCCTGATGAGCAGCAGTGCCCCCCAACTCCGCTCCCACCTGCCGCGGACGGCTCCGCAGCTGGCCCAGGCCGCCGTACGCCGTGCCCGCCTCACGCTGGTGCCGCGCCCGGTCGTGCGGTCCAGTGCCGCGAAGGTGCCCTTCGTGATGCTGCTCTCGGTGGTGCTGCTCGGTGGCGTGATCGGGCTCCTGCTCTTCAACACCTCGATGCAGCAGGCCTCCTTCCGGGCCAGCGCACTCCAGGCCCAGGCCAACGACCTCTCGGCCCGGCAGGAGGCACTGGAGATGTCGCTGCAGGAGCTGCGGGACCCCCAGCGCGTGGCCACCCGCGCGCAGCGCATGGGCATGGTCATCCCCACGGCGCCCGCCGGCATGCTCGACCTCGACTCGGGCCGCGTGCTCGGCGACCCGACGCCCGCCTCCGAGGGGCACCGACTCCCGCTGGCCGACCCGCCGCCGACGCGGCCGTCGGTCCTGGACCCGGCGCCGACGAC comes from Nocardioides panacisoli and encodes:
- the rsmH gene encoding 16S rRNA (cytosine(1402)-N(4))-methyltransferase RsmH, with product MSTPRHDPVMLDRVVALLAPALDHPDAVLLDATLGLGGHTEAVLARCSLARVIGVDRDPEALARSRERLAAYGDRFTAVHAVYDEIPDVLADLGAGAVDGVLFDLGVSSMQLDLPERGFAYAVDAPLDMRMDGSAGPTAADVLNEYPPGDLVRVLREYGEERHAKRIVDAVVRARSEQPFTTSGRLVELLYDAIPAPARRTGGHPAKRTFQALRIEVNDELRVLERAVPAAVDAIGVGGRVVVESYHSLEDRLVKRAFARRSRSDVPDDLPFVPEGHEPELRLLTRGAEQASPEETAANPRAASVRLRAVERVRPPHRGAA